The Acidimicrobiales bacterium genome includes the window GCTGCGCTGCTCGCCCGGCTCGATCTGCGCCCTGTCGACGAGGCGATCGCCTCGCTTGCCGTAGCGCTCGGTGCCTTGTACGGGTTGAGGTCAGCCGATGCCGTTCATCTCGCCACGGCGGTGTCGGCCTCCGCCGACCGATTCATCACCAACAATCGACGCGACTTCTCCCAGTCGATCGAAGAGATCACAGTCACTTATCCGACAGACTTGCCATAGCGCTCCGGGGTCGGATGGAAAGCGGCCGCAGACTCGGACGCGCCTCGGTCCG containing:
- a CDS encoding PIN domain-containing protein; amino-acid sequence: MDAFDADVLIYAAVPGHPLGTPVAALFPEESPHDAGTFAGVGSTLLLPEVLTKPTRDAADDEVAALAALLARLDLRPVDEAIASLAVALGALYGLRSADAVHLATAVSASADRFITNNRRDFSQSIEEITVTYPTDLP